A single region of the Halobacterium wangiae genome encodes:
- a CDS encoding DUF5817 family protein: MYTVVVCSNCKHVWIAKDRPKTSECRKCGRTRKFSKLKKYYQDEDLAAAKLARAQVQARVHGQEDRFEEALERGVLHEEIDSVFTQDQYISGQGVDAEEVRKAVGRMLSSPDASKPRREIVRKGIRNQEKPTLEGFIEYAESNGLDASDAVLRLEKLARSGRISLPAGISLSEVEATSQELLESEIDDTRGDLESESDSGSTSYKSKQKAILMNAIGEVGSNPEAVVEYAVNQGMSRENAALRLEKFVRTGESVEIELSDVEGVVAGILGEEPHETSGQKEDSDPAEGTKESNSNPTRGRRNQREIMIDAIRETNNPNRTDVINYASENGISRKKAERFLEKMLQVGDVTESTSGELRLL; encoded by the coding sequence ATGTACACGGTCGTCGTTTGCTCTAACTGTAAGCACGTCTGGATCGCAAAAGACCGTCCAAAAACAAGTGAATGTAGAAAATGTGGTCGGACTCGGAAGTTCTCCAAGCTGAAAAAGTATTACCAGGATGAGGATCTTGCGGCTGCGAAACTTGCCCGAGCGCAAGTTCAAGCGAGAGTGCATGGCCAAGAAGATAGATTCGAGGAGGCCCTTGAGAGGGGAGTTCTTCACGAGGAAATTGACTCTGTCTTCACCCAAGACCAGTATATCTCTGGTCAAGGTGTCGATGCTGAAGAGGTACGAAAAGCTGTAGGCCGAATGCTCTCCTCCCCTGACGCATCAAAGCCACGGCGGGAGATTGTTCGAAAGGGGATTCGGAACCAGGAGAAACCCACACTAGAGGGTTTCATAGAGTACGCTGAATCGAATGGGTTGGACGCAAGTGATGCTGTTCTCCGGCTGGAAAAATTGGCGCGTTCAGGCCGGATTTCACTCCCCGCAGGAATTTCACTTTCTGAGGTGGAGGCGACAAGCCAAGAGCTGTTAGAGTCAGAGATCGACGATACTCGGGGTGATTTGGAGAGCGAGTCTGATTCGGGCTCTACGAGCTATAAGAGCAAGCAAAAAGCGATTTTGATGAATGCGATTGGGGAGGTCGGCTCCAACCCAGAAGCCGTAGTTGAGTACGCAGTGAATCAGGGGATGTCGCGGGAAAACGCTGCGTTACGTTTAGAGAAGTTCGTTCGAACGGGGGAGTCCGTAGAGATTGAGCTATCCGATGTTGAAGGAGTAGTTGCTGGTATCCTCGGGGAAGAACCCCATGAAACGTCTGGACAGAAGGAGGATTCTGATCCCGCCGAGGGTACGAAGGAGAGCAATTCTAACCCCACCCGGGGCCGTCGAAACCAGCGCGAAATAATGATTGACGCCATCCGAGAGACTAACAACCCTAATCGCACTGATGTTATCAACTATGCTTCTGAGAACGGAATCTCCCGTAAGAAGGCCGAACGATTCCTAGAGAAAATGCTACAAGTCGGAGATGTTACCGAAAGTACGAGCGGTGAACTCCGATTATTGTAA